Proteins from a genomic interval of Rosa chinensis cultivar Old Blush chromosome 2, RchiOBHm-V2, whole genome shotgun sequence:
- the LOC112183709 gene encoding uncharacterized protein LOC112183709, with protein sequence MFPLNPKHMPKSVASLISDHASSLISGYASITAIGMLFRAVVKELKDLIPPWVRSYIYSKLRNYFFRPPPPNNQLTFVIKKNTGMEPNEVYKKVEVYLGAKISPSDMRLELSKTNRQKTISLAIEKRGQVVKDTFDDIKLQWRYIAKSKKSSKTNNSPADDDEEEKYNCGFELTFNKKHKAKVMDSYMPYVFAQADSIQRRQKVLKLYCSSKSSIDLVHPATFDTVAMEPELKKMIIDDLDRFLERRELYKKVGKAWKRGYLLYGPPGTGKSSLIAAMANYLKFDIYDLELSTIYSNSDLRRVLLSTTNRSIVVIEDIDCSVKINNRESAMSSKTATPGIPASKFTLSGLLNFIDGLWSCCGDERIIVFTTNHKDKLDPALLRPGRMDVHIHLSYCTPSGFRTLASNYLGIHESNPHHLCGEIESLIESTEVTPAAVAEALMKSDDVDVVLEGLVKFLKEKKAADDKIKLKNAKKTEEERTKAEEEEGANKAFLPLWDEDLKLNTMFPLNPKHMPKSVASLISDYASSLISAYASITALGMLFHAVVKELKDLIPQWVRSYIYLKVQNYFFKPPPNDHLTLVIKQTSGIVLNEVYEKVDVYLGAKISPSDTRLELSKTYRQKTISLAIEKRGQVVKDTFDDIELQWCYIAKSNKSSKTNNSPAADDEEVKHHCGFELTFNKKHKSKEMDSYMPYVFAQANSIRQREKVLKLYCSANYSSSRSSIDLVHPATFDTVAMEPELKKMIIDDLDRFLERRELYKKVGKAWKRGYLLYGPPGTGKSSLIAAIANYLKFDIYDLELSSMFSNSDLRRVLLSTTNRSIVVIEDIDCSVKINNRETAMSSKTATPGYPASKFTLSGLLNFIDGLWSCCGDERIIIFTTNHKDKLDPALLRPGRMDVHIHLSYCTPNGFRTLASNYLGIHESNPHHICGEIESLIESTEVTPAAVAEALMKSDDADVVLEGLVKFLKEKKAADDELKKAKKADEERTKAAKEQGTNKAERQERDEDVSTNCEKNWQKREATF encoded by the exons ATGTTTCCTCTCAATCCCAAACATATGCCTAAATCAGTGGCCTCCCTAATATCAGACCATGCTTCCTCCCTAATCTCAGGCTATGCTTCCATTACAGCAATAGGGATGTTGTTCCGTGCAGTTGTCAAAGAACTCAAAGACCTCATTCCCCCCTGGGTTAGATCATACATATACTCGAAACTCCGGAACTACTTCTTTAGACCTCCTCCCCCAAATAATCAACTAACATTTGTCATAAAAAAGAACACTGGCATGGAGCCTAACGAGGTCTATAAGAAGGTAGAGGTCTACCTCGGAGCCAAGATTAGTCCCTCCGATATGCGTCTTGAACTGAGCAAAACAAACCGGCAGAAGACAATCAGCCTTGCCATTGAAAAGAGAGGCCAAGTTGTCAAGGACACCTTTGATGACATTAAGCTCCAGTGGCGCTACATAGCCAAATCAAAGAAGTCATCCAAAACCAACAACAGTCctgctgatgatgatgaagaagagaaatatAACTGTGGCTTTGAGTTAACTTTCAATAAGAAACACAAAGCCAAAGTGATGGACTCCTACATGCCCTATGTGTTTGCTCAGGCTGATTCCATTCAGCGACGGCAAAAGGTTCTAAAGCTTTATTGCTCTTCTAAAAGTAGCATAGATCTTGTGCACCCTGCTACTTTTGACACAGTGGCAATGGAACCAGAACTTAAGAAAATGATTATAGATGACTTGGATAGGTTTCTGGAGAGGAGAGAATTATATAAGAAGGTTGGGAAGGCATGGAAAAGAGGATATTTGTTATATGGTCCACCTGGAACTGGAAAATCTAGCTTAATTGCTGCTATGGCCAATTATCTCAAGTTTGATATATATGATTTGGAGCTTTCTACTATTTACAGCAACTCTGACCTGAGAAGGGTATTGCTGTCTACTACTAATCGTTCCATTGTGGTCATTGAGGATATTGATTGCAGTGTGAAGATCAATAATCGGGAATCAGCTATGTCATCTAAGACCGCAACACCCGGTATTCCTGCAAGCAAG TTCACACTCTCGGGCCTACTGAACTTCATTGATGGTTTGTGGTCATGCTGCGGTGATGAGAGGATAATTGTGTTCACCACCAACCACAAGGACAAACTAGACCCTGCATTGTTGCGTCCAGGTCGAATGGACGTGCACATCCACTTGTCATATTGCACTCCAAGTGGATTCAGAACCTTAGCATCTAACTACCTTGGCATTCATGAAAGCAACCCTCATCACCTCTGTGGGGAAATTGAAAGCTTAATAGAGAGCACAGAGGTCACTCCTGCAGCTGTAGCTGAGGCGCTTATGAAGAGTGATGATGTAGATGTTGTTCTTGAAGGGCTTGTCAAATTCCTCAAAGAAAAGAAGGCAGCAGATGATAAAATAAAGTTAAAAAATGCTAAAAAGACCGAGGAGGAAAGGACTAAGGCAGAAGAGGAGGAAGGGGCTAACAAAGCTTTCCTGCCTCTCTGGGATGAGGATTTGA AGCTGAACACAATGTTTCCTCTCAATCCCAAACATATGCCTAAATCGGTGGCCTCCCTAATATCAGACTATGCTTCCTCCCTAATCTCAGCCTATGCTTCCATTACAGCATTAGGGATGTTGTTCCATGCAGTTGTCAAAGAACTTAAAGACCTCATTCCCCAGTGGGTTAGATCATACATATACTTGAAAGTTCAGAACTACTTCTTTAAACCTCCCCCAAATGATCACCTAACTCTTGTCATAAAACAGACCAGCGGCATAGTGCTTAACGAGGTCTATGAGAAGGTAGATGTCTACCTTGGAGCCAAGATTAGTCCCTCCGATACACGTCTTGAACTGAGCAAAACATACCGGCAAAAAACCATCAGCCTTGCCATTGAAAAAAGAGGCCAAGTTGTCAAGGACACCTTTGATGACATTGAGCTCCAGTGGTGCTACATAGCCAAATCAAATAAGTCTTCCAAAACCAACAATAGTCCTGctgctgatgatgaagaagtgaAACATCACTGTGGCTTTGAGTTAACATTCAATaagaaacacaaatccaaagaGATGGACTCCTACATGCCCTATGTGTTTGCTCAGGCTAATTCCATTAGGCAACGGGAAAAGGTTCTAAAGCTTTATTGCTCTGCCAATTATAGTTCATCAAGAAGTAGCATAGATCTTGTGCACCCTGCTACTTTTGACACTGTGGCAATGGAACCAGAACTTAAGAAAATGATTATAGATGACTTGGATAGGTTTCTGGAGAGGAGAGAATTATATAAGAAGGTTGGGAAGGCATGGAAAAGAGGATATTTGTTATACGGTCCACCTGGAACCGGAAAGTCTAGCTTAATTGCGGCCATAGCCAATTATCTCAAGTTTGATATATATGATTTGGAGCTTTCTAGTATGTTCAGCAACTCTGACCTGAGAAGGGTATTGCTGTCTACTACTAATCGTTCTATTGTGGTCATTGAGGATATTGATTGCAGTGTGAAGATCAACAATCGGGAAACAGCTATGTCATCTAAAACAGCAACACCCGGTTATCCTGCAAGCAAG TTCACACTCTCGGGCCTACTGAACTTCATAGATGGTCTGTGGTCATGCTGCGGCGATGAGAGAATAATTATCTTCACCACCAACCACAAGGACAAATTAGACCCTGCACTGTTGCGTCCAGGTCGAATGGACGTGCACATTCACTTGTCATATTGCACTCCAAATGGATTCAGAACCTTAGCATCTAATTACCTTGGCATTCATGAAAGCAACCCTCATCACATCTGTGGGGAAATTGAAAGCTTAATAGAGAGCACAGAGGTCACCCCTGCAGCTGTAGCTGAGGCGCTTATGAAGAGCGATGATGCCGATGTTGTTCTTGAAGGGCTCGTCAAATTCCTCAAAGAAAAGAAGGCCGCAGATGATGAGTTAAAAAAGGCCAAAAAAGCTGATGAGGAAAGGACTAAGGCAGCAAAGGAGCAAGGGACTAACAAAGCAGAGAGGCAGGAAAGGGACGAGGATGTGAGCACAAACTGCGAGAAAAATTGGCAGAAGAGAGAAGCTACATTTTGA
- the LOC112187209 gene encoding AAA-ATPase At2g18193: MLNTMFPLSPKNIPTSVSSLFSAYASFTAFIMLFRAIVNELKDLIPLGVRSYIYSKFRYYFFTHPSDDDLTLVINKHFGMAPNEVYEKVEVYLGAKISPSDKHLILSKTNQQKTVTLAIEKRGQVVSDTFDGIDLRWSYVAKPKKSKSKQSSAGDDEEVEWCFELMFNEKHKAKVIDSYIPYVFTQAESIKQGEKALKLHCSGRDHYGTSKSCIDLVHPTTFETIAIDSELKKMIIDDLDMFVKRREFYKKVGKAWKRGYLLYGPPGTGKSSLIAAMANYLQFDIHDLELSGIRDNSDLRRVLLSTTNRSILVVEDIDCSVKIKNRESAQPSKPSNSLDCSPTSKFTLSGLLNFIDGLWSSCGDERIIVFTTNHKEKLDPALMRPGRMDVHIHLSYCTPSGFRTLASNYLGIHETNTHHLCGEIEGLIESAEVTPAVVAKELMKSNDTDVVLDGLVKFLKQKKVKNDKEKLKKAKKADEDGTKKAEKQEREEDANKNC; this comes from the exons ATGCTGAACACAATGTTTCCTCTCAGTCCCAAAAATATACCTACATCAGTATCCTCACTGTTCTCAGCCTATGCCTCCTTTACTGCATTCATAATGTTGTTCCGTGCCATTGTCAATGAACTCAAAGATCTCATCCCCCTTGGGGTTCGATCATACATATACTCTAAATTTCGGTACTACTTCTTTACTCATCCCTCTGATGATGACCTAACTCTTGTCATCAACAAGCACTTTGGCATGGCGCCTAACGAGGTCTATGAGAAGGTAGAGGTCTACCTTGGAGCCAAGATTAGTCCTTCCGACAAGCATCTGATACTGAGCAAGACGAATCAACAGAAGACTGTCACCCTCGCCATTGAAAAAAGAGGCCAAGTTGTCAGTGATACCTTTGATGGCATTGACCTTCGGTGGAGTTACGTGGCCAAACCAAAGAAGTCCAAATCCAAGCAGAGTTCTGCTGGAGATGATGAAGAAGTAGAGTGGTGCTTTGAGTTAATGTTCAATGAGAAACACAAAGCCAAAGTGATAGACTCCTACATTCCCTATGTGTTTACACAGGCCGAATCCATTAAACAAGGGGAGAAAGCTCTAAAGCTTCATTGCTCTGGTAGGGATCATTATGGGACTTCTAAAAGTTGCATAGATCTTGTACACCCTACAACTTTTGAGACAATAGCAATCGATTCAGAACTTAAAAAAATGATCATAGATGACTTGGATATGTTCGTGAAGAGGAGGGAATTTTATAAGAAGGTTGGGAAGGCTTGGAAAAGAGGTTATTTGTTATATGGTCCACCTGGTACTGGAAAATCTAGCTTGATTGCTGCCATGGCTAATTATCTCCAGTTTGATATACATGATTTAGAGCTTTCTGGTATTCGTGACAACTCTGACTTGAGAAGGGTGTTGTTGTCTACTACAAATCGTTCTATTCTGgttgttgaggacattgattgCAGcgtgaaaataaaaaatcggGAATCAGCTCAGCCTTCCAAACCCTCTAATAGCCTAGATTGTAGTCCAACAAGCAAG TTCACACTGTCGGGTCTACTGAACTTCATAGATGGTCTATGGTCATCTTGCGGCGATGAGAGAATAATTGTGTTCACCACCAACCACAAGGAGAAACTAGACCCTGCATTGATGCGTCCAGGTCGAATGGATGTGCACATTCACTTGTCATATTGCACTCCAAGTGGGTTCAGAACCTTGGCCTCTAACTACCTTGGCATTCATGAAACCAACACTCATCACCTCTGTGGAGAAATTGAAGGCTTAATAGAGAGTGCAGAGGTCACCCCTGCAGTTGTAGCCAAGGAGCTTATGAAGAGTAATGATACCGATGTTGTTCTTGATGGGCTCGTCAAGTTCCTCAAACAAAAGAAGGTCAAGAATGATAAAGAGAAGTTAAAAAAGGCTAAAAAAGCCGATGAGGACGGGACTAAGAAAGCAGAGAAGCAGGAAAGGGAGGAGGATGCAAACAAAAACTGCTAG
- the LOC112187210 gene encoding uncharacterized protein LOC112187210, producing MFPLNPNHLPKSVSSLFSAYASFTAFKFLIQTVVNELKEFIPPWVRSYIYSKLRKYFFKPRPNDKLTLVINKNIGMAPNEVYDKVEVYLGSKISPSDSRLELSKTSKQKSVSLAIEKRGQDVQDTFDDIDLRWTYVAKSSKKCRPNKFRPPSPGDDGEEESHYWSFELSFDRKHRAQVIDSYMPYVLAQAESIKQGERVLKLHSTGREQYGPSKSCIDLVHPATFETMAMDPELKKMIIDDLDRFVKRRELYKKVGKAWKRGYLLYGPPGTGKSSLIAAMANYLKFDIYDLELSSIYGDSELRRVLLSTSNRSIVVVEDIDCSVQIKNRESAQPSKIPPTHPSRDCKFTLSGLLNFIDGLWSCCGDERIIVFTTNHKERLDPALLRPGRMDLHIHLSYCTPSGFRILASNYLGIHESSPHHLFGEIESLIESTEVTPAAVAEELMKSDDADVVLEGLVKFLKEKKAADDKMKSKKAKKAEQERMKKAEEEGSKSGEEEGTNKAEVGGSKKGNEEATKKAEEVGTEKGKEEGTNKTESQERDEDVNTNCYLHPHFLSNPSTMFASNPTAMPTTASTMFSAYASFAASMMLVRSITDQLIPGLLRTYISSSLRHLFTPLSTTLTVVIEEYDGIIARNEVFDAAELYLRAKISPLTERLRVSKTPKQKAISSAIDKNQELVDTFENMKLKWKFVCVEPKNGGHYSYDKRHYDLSFHRKHKEKVMECYLPYVLAKAKAIKEEEQFLKLFTLDRDENSRGSGLWKSINLEHPSTFDTVAMEPEMKKRIIEDLDRFVRRKEFYKKVGKAWKRGYLLYGPPGTGKSSLIAAMANYLNFSIYDLELSSISSNTELRKALLSTSNRSILVIEDIDCSVEIQNREAEEGAFQSNKSKKMLTLSGLLNFIDGLWSSCGDERIIVFTTNHKDRLDPALLRPGRMDMHINMSYCTAGGFNTLASNYLGIHRSNRHRLCGEIEGLIESSEVTPAEVAEELMRIDDADVALEGLVSLLKRKKVERNEAKEEASNKIEIQYVKRQKTEPNVNGDNQNMLS from the exons ATGTTTCCTCTCAATCCCAACCACTTGCCCAAATCAGTGTCCTCCCTCTTCTCAGCCTACGCTTCCTTCACAGCATTCAAGTTCTTGATCCAGACCGTTGTCAATGAGCTCAAAGAGTTCATTCCCCCCTGGGTTCGATCATACATATACTCAAAGCTTCGAAAATACTTCTTCAAACCTCGCCCAAACGATAAGCTCACTCTTGTCATCAACAAGAACATCGGCATGGCGCCCAACGAAGTCTACGACAAGGTGGAGGTCTACCTCGGATCCAAGATTAGTCCCTCCGATTCGCGACTCGAACTGAGCAAGACGAGCAAGCAGAAGAGTGTCAGCCTCGCCATTGAGAAAAGAGGCCAAGATGTCCAGGACACATTCGATGACATTGACCTCCGGTGGACCTACGTGGCCAAATCATCAAAGAAGTGCAGACCCAATAAGTTCAGGCCTCCTAGTCCTGGTGATGATGGAGAAGAGGAATCTCACTACTGGAGCTTTGAGTTAAGTTTCGATAGGAAACACAGAGCCCAAGTGATAGACTCCTACATGCCCTATGTCCTTGCTCAAGCTGAGTCCATTAAACAAGGGGAAAGGGTTCTGAAGCTTCATAGCACCGGCAGGGAACAATATGGGCCATCCAAGAGTTGCATAGATCTCGTGCACCCTGCAACTTTCGAGACGATGGCAATGGATCCAGAACTCAAGAAGATGATTATAGATGACTTGGATAGGTTCGTCAAGAGAAGGGAGTTGTATAAGAAGGTTGGCAAGGCTTGGAAGAGAGGGTATTTGTTGTATGGTCCACCCGGTACTGGAAAATCGAGCTTGATTGCAGCCATGGCAAATTATCTCAAGTTTGATATATATGATCTGGAGCTTTCTAGCATTTACGGCGACTCTGAATTGAGGAGGGTTTTACTTTCTACATCAAATCGTTCTATTGTGGTCGTGGAGGACATTGATTGCAGTGTGCAAATCAAAAATCGGGAATCAGCTCAGCCTTCTAAAATCCCACCAACTCATCCAAGCAGGGACTGCAAG TTCACCCTATCGGGTCTACTGAACTTCATAGATGGTCTGTGGTCGTGCTGCGGCGATGAACGAATAATTGTGTTCACCACCAATCACAAGGAGAGACTAGACCCTGCATTGTTGCGTCCTGGTCGAATGGACTTGCACATTCACTTGTCATATTGCACCCCAAGTGGGTTCAGAATCTTAGCCTCTAACTACCTTGGCATTCATGAAAGCAGCCCTCATCACCtctttggagaaattgaaagcTTAATAGAGAGCACAGAGGTCACCCCTGCAGCTGTAGCTGAGGAGCTTATGAAGAGTGATGATGCAGATGTTGTTCTAGAAGGGCTTGTCAAATTCCTCAAAGAAAAGAAGGCTGCAGATGATAAAATGAAGTCAAAAAAGGCTAAAAAAGCTGAGCAGGAAAGGATGAAGAAAGCAGAGGAGGAAGGGAGTAAAAGTGGAGAGGAGGAAGGAACTAATAAAGCAGAGGTTGGAGGGAGtaaaaaaggaaatgaggaagcCACTAAGAAAGCAGAGGAGGTAGGGACTGAAAAAGGAAAGGAGGAAGGGACTAACAAAACAGAGAGTCAGGAAAGGGATGAGGATGTGAACACAAACTGCT ACCTCCACCCTCATTTTCTCAGCAATCCTAGCACAATGTTTGCTTCCAATCCCACAGCTATGCCCACCACAGCCTCGACTATGTTCTCGGCCTACGCCTCATTTGCTGCCTCAATGATGCTGGTCCGTTCCATAACGGACCAGCTCATCCCAGGGCTGCTCCGAACCTACATTTCCTCATCCCTCAGGCACCTATTCACCCCTCTCTCCACCACCTTGACTGTCGTCATCGAAGAGTACGATGGCATCATCGCCCGGAATGAAGTCTTTGACGCGGCGGAGCTCTATCTCCGGGCCAAGATCAGTCCTCTCACAGAACGTCTCAGGGTCAGCAAAACTCCTAAGCAAAAGGCCATCAGCTCCGCCATTGATAAAAACCAAGAGCTAGTGGACACATTCGAGAACATGAAGCTCAAGTGGAAATTTGTGTGTGTAGAGCCCAAAAATGGTGGACATTACTCTTATGATAAGCGTCACTACGACCTGAGCTTCCACAGAAAGCACAAGGAGAAAGTGATGGAGTGTTACTTGCCATATGTGTTAGCTAAGGCCAAGGCCATTAAGGAAGAGGAGCAATTTTTGAAGCTCTTCACCCTCGACCGCGATGAGAACTCTCGCGGTTCGGGGTTGTGGAAGTCCATTAATCTGGAGCACCCCTCCACCTTTGACACAGTGGCGATGGAGCcggagatgaagaagaggattaTTGAAGATTTGGACAGGTTTGTGAGGAGGAAAGAGTTTTACAAGAAGGTGGGGAAGGCTTGGAAGAGGGGCTACTTGCTTTATGGTCCTCCGGGGACCGGGAAATCGAGCTTGATTGCGGCAATGGCGAACTATTTGAATTTTAGTATCTATGATTTGGAGCTGAGCAGCATTTCCAGCAACACTGAGTTGAGGAAGGCCTTGCTGTCTACGTCGAATCGGTCTATATTGGTGATAGAGGATATTGATTGCTCTGTGGAAATCCAAAACAGAGAGGCAGAGGAGGGTGCTTTTCAGAGTAATAAGTCCAAAAAGATG TTGACGCTTTCGGGGTTGTTGAACTTTATTGATGGTTTGTGGTCGAGTTGTGGTGATGAGAGGATCATAGTGTTCACAACAAACCATAAGGATCGGCTTGACCCGGCATTGCTGCGTCCAGGGCGAATGGACATGCACATTAACATGTCCTATTGCACTGCAGGGGGTTTTAACACACTTGCTTCGAACTATCTTGGCATTCATCGCAGCAACCGTCACAGGCTTTGTGGCGAAATTGAAGGACTAATTGAAAGCAGTGAGGTCACTCCTGCAGAGGTTGCTGAGGAGCTAATGAGGATCGATGATGCTGATGTTGCTCTTGAAGGACTAGTGAGCTTGCTCAAGAGAAAAAAAGTTGAGAGAAATGAAGCAAAGGAGGAGGCGAGTAACAAAATTGAGATTCAATATGTAAAGAGGCAGAAAACCGAGCCAAATGTTAATGGTGACAATCAAAACATGTTGAGCTGA
- the LOC121048779 gene encoding AAA-ATPase At2g18193-like: MFPLNPKQIPTSVSSLFSAYASFTAFMMLVRTVVKELKDLIPLKVRSYIYSKLEYYLFTPTPNDHLTLVINKNIGMALNEVYEKVEVYLGAKITPSDKRLVLSKTNKQKTVSLAIEKRGQVVIDTFDDIELWWRYLAKQNKSKNKQSPASAADDEEELEWFFELTFNEKHRAKVIDSYMPHVFAQADSIQQGKRVLKLYSSATYGSPRSSIDLVHPATFDTVAMDPELKKMIIDDLDRFIKRRELYKKVGKAWKRGYLLYGPPGTGKSSLIAAMANYLQFDIFDLELSNVYSNSDLRKVLMSTSNRSILVIEDIDCSVKIDNRESVQPSIPCRTSFTLSGLLNFIDGLWSCCGDERIIVFTTNHKDKLDPALLRPGRMDVHILLSYCTPSAFRTLASNYLGIHESNPHHLCGEIESLIESTEVTPAAVAGELMKSDDADVVLEGLVKFLKEKKAANDKIKLEQAKRAWEEGNKKAELEGTNKQEKQERDSSLEELEGRSHNLIRGKAMFSRLSSQVDQLCTFSV, from the exons ATGTTTCCTCTCAATCCCAAACAAATACCTACATCAGTGTCCTCACTGTTCTCAGCCTATGCCTCCTTTACTGCATTCATGATGTTGGTCCGTACTGTTGTCAAAGAACTCAAAGATCTCATCCCCCTCAAGGTTCGATCATACATATACTCCAAGCTTGAGTACTACTTATTTACCCCTACCCCGAATGATCACCTAACTCTTGTCATAAACAAGAACATTGGCATGGCGCTGAACGAGGTCTATGAGAAGGTAGAGGTCTACCTTGGAGCCAAGATTACTCCCTCCGATAAGCGTCTTGTACTGAgcaaaacaaataagcaaaaaacTGTGAGCCTAGCCATTGAAAAAAGAGGCCAAGTTGTCATTGATACCTTCGATGACATTGAGCTCTGGTGGCGTTACCTGGCCAAACAAAATAAGTCCAAAAACAAGCAGAGTCCTGCTTCTGctgctgatgatgaagaagagttAGAGTGGTTCTTTGAGTTAACTTTCAATGAGAAACACAGAGCCAAAGTGATAGACTCCTACATGCCACATGTGTTTGCTCAGGCTGATTCTATTCAACAAGGGAAAAGAGTTCTAAAGCTTTATTCCTCTGCCACTTATGGTTCTCCTAGAAGTAGCATAGATCTCGTGCACCCTGCTACTTTTGATACAGTGGCAATGGATCCAGAACTTAAGAAAATGATTATAGATGACTTGGATAGGTTCATAAAGAGGAGGGAATTATATAAGAAGGTTGGGAAGGCATGGAAAAGAGGATATTTGTTATATGGTCCACCTGGTACTGGAAAATCTAGCTTGATTGCTGCCATGGCTAATTATCTCCAGTTTGATATATTTGATTTGGAGCTTTCTAATGTATATAGCAACTCTGACTTGAGGAAGGTATTGATGTCCACTTCAAATCGTTCTATTCTGGTCATTGAGGATATTGATTGCAGTGTGAAAATAGACAATCGGGAATCAGTTCAGCCTTCCATACCCTGTAGAACTTCA TTCACACTCTCGGGCCTACTGAACTTCATAGATGGTTTGTGGTCATGCTGCGGCGACGAGAGGATAATTGTGTTCACCACCAACCACAAGGACAAACTAGACCCTGCATTGTTGCGTCCAGGTCGAATGGACGTGCACATCTTGTTGTCATACTGCACTCCGAGTGCGTTCAGAACCTTAGCCTCTAATTACCTTGGCATTCATGAAAGCAATCCTCATCACCTGTGTGGGGAAATTGAAAGCTTAATAGAGAGCACAGAGGTTACCCCTGCAGCTGTAGCTGGGGAGCTTATGAAGAGCGATGATGCAGATGTTGTTCTTGAAGGGCTTGTCAAATTCCTCAAAGAAAAGAAGGCTGCTAATGATAAGATAAAGTTAGAACAGGCTAAAAGAGCTTGGGAGGAAGGGAATAAGAAAGCAGAGCTGGAAGGGACTAACAAACAAGAGAAGCAGGAAAGGGATTCCTCACTAGAAGAGTTGGAAGGGAGAAGCCACAATTTGATTAGGGGAAAAGCTATGTTTAGTAGGCTGTCTTCACAAGTTGATCAGTTATGCACATTCTCTGTGTaa
- the LOC112183710 gene encoding AAA-ATPase At5g17760: MYLFKNFSLKDIPTTPAALFSAYASFTAFVQLVRAMVEQILPKPLRLYIFNKLKDYFFPSRSSEDMTLVINLYSASRMTENQVYDAAEVYLATKVKPSDKLLLVSKTHDQKTISFANAKAATIIDTFEDIELKWSHICPVKRSDAVQNDNEPQKQCFMLRFGTKHKEKVMECYLPYVLAKAKDIKQEEKLLKIFSCGGNSSRSIGLEHPATFETMAMDPEQKKMVMDDLDRFVRRRDFYKRVGKAWKRGYLLYGPPGTGKSSLIAAMANHLKFDIYDLELSSISRNSDLRSVLLSTSNRSILVIEDIDCSVEAENRVVAEKFMGSRYNRPSQMKFTLSGLLNVIDGLWSCVGDERIIIFTTNHKDRLDPALLRPGRMDVHIHMSYCTPSGFRILASNYLGIHESNPHRLCGEIEGLIESTEVTPAQVAEELMQSDDADVALEGLVNFLKCKIQVDSKKTKDEGTKKAESFEEELEQLDNGTHPIFSKTSAAFYKDVI, from the exons ATGTATCTTTTCAAGAATTTCAGTCTTAAGGACATACCAACAACTCCGGCCGCCTTGTTCTCAGCCTACGCCTCCTTCACCGCATTTGTGCAGTTGGTTCGTGCCATGGTCGAGCAAATCCTTCCCAAGCCGCTCCGGTTATACATTTTCAATAAACTCAAGGACTACTTCTTCCCTTCTCGGAGCTCCGAAGACATGACTCTAGTGATCAACCTATACTCTGCCTCTCGGATGACTGAAAACCAAGTCTATGACGCCGCCGAGGTCTATCTTGCAACCAAGGTCAAACCCTCCGACAAGCTCCTCCTAGTGAGCAAAACCCATGACCAGAAGACCATCAGTTTCGCCAATGCGAAAGCTGCCACCATCATCGACACATTTGAGGACATTGAGCTCAAGTGGAGCCATATCTGCCCCGTTAAGAGATCAGATGCTGTTCAAAACGACAATGAGCCACAAAAACAGTGCTTTATGTTGAGGTTTGGCACCAAACACAAAGAAAAAGTGATGGAGTGTTACTTGCCGTATGTGCTTGCTAAAGCCAAGGACATTAAGCAAGAGGAGAAGTTGTTGAAGATTTTCAGCTGCGGCGGCAATAGCTCTCGTTCGATAGGCCTTGAACACCCTGCCACTTTTGAGACAATGGCGATGGATCCGGAGCAGAAGAAAATGGTTATGGATGATTTGGATCGGTTTGTGAGGAGGAGGGACTTTTACAAGAGGGTTGGCAAGGCTTGGAAGAGAGGGTATTTGTTGTACGGTCCTCCTGGAACTGGCAAATCAAGCTTGATTGCAGCCATGGCTAATCATCTCAAGTTTGACATATATGATTTGGAGCTTTCTAGTATTTCTAGGAACTCGGACTTGAGGAGTGTGCTTCTATCTACTTCAAATCGTTCTATTCTAGTAATTGAGGACATTGATTGCAGTGTGGAAGCCGAAAATCGGGTGGTAGCTGAGAAGTTCATGGGGAGTAGATACAATAGACCATCACAAATGAAG TTTACACTCTCAGGTCTACTTAATGTCATTGATGGTCTGTGGTCATGTGTTGGAGATGAGAGGATCATCATCTTCACCACTAACCACAAGGATCGGCTAGACCCGGCATTGTTGCGACCTGGACGAATGGATGTGCACATTCACATGTCCTATTGTACTCCAAGCGGGTTCAGGATCTTGGCCTCTAACTACCTTGGCATTCATGAGAGCAACCCTCATCGGCTCTGTGGAGAAATTGAAGGGTTGATAGAGAGCACAGAGGTCACCCCTGCACAGGTTGCTGAGGAGCTTATGCAGAGTGATGATGCTGATGTTGCTCTTGAAGGGCTTGTCAATTTTCTCAAATGCAAGATACAGGTTGATAGCAAGAAAACAAAGGATGAAGGGACTAAGAAAGCAGAGAGTTTCGAAGAAGAGTTGGAACAACTTGATAATGGTACTCACCCAATTTTTTCCAAGACTAGTGCTGCGTTTTACAAAGATGTTATTTGA